Genomic segment of Hymenobacter aquaticus:
GCGGTAGTGGTAGTGCTGCTGGCGGCGCAGCCGGCCAGGGCGAGGCCCGCGGCGGTGCTGACGGCCAGCAGAAGCTGAGTTTTATTGGTCATTACAGATAAGAATGGAAAAGCGGAAAAGAGCGGGATACGCCTCCCGACACGTGGCAGCACGGACTGGTTCCGCGCCGGGAAGTTCTTTTTGAGGGCTGCTGACGGGCTTCTTACCAGATTTTGGCCCGGTCGTCATCCGGGCGCACCATCTTCTGGCCGGGCTGGCAGCCGAAGGCCTGGTAGAACTGGGGCATGTTCATCAAGGGGCCGATGGTGCGGTACTGGTCGGGAGAGTGCGGGTCGGTCAGGATTTGCTGGCGCAGGGCCTCGGGCCGGATGTTGGAGCGCCGCAGCTGGGCCCAGCTCAGGAAAAAGCGCTGCTCGGGCGTAAACCCGTCAATGACCGGGCGCGGGTTCGAGCCGTACTGCTTTTGCAGCTGCTTCTGCAAGGCCCCATACACGATGGTGAGGCCGGCGAAGTCGGCCAGGTTTTCGCCCATCGTCAGCTTGCCGTTCACGTGCACCGAGTCGAGGGGCGAGAAGGCGTCGTACTGGCGGCCCACCACGGCGGCGCGCTTGGTAAACTCGGCCCCGTCGGCGGTGGTCCACCAGTCGCGCAGGTTGCCGGCCGCGTCGTACTGCCGGCCCTGGTCGTCGAAGCCGTGGGTCATTTCGTGGCCCATCACCCCGCCAATGGCGCCGTAGTTTACCGCGTCGTCGGCTTCGGGGTCGAAGAACGGCGGTTGGAGGTAGCCGGCCGGAAACACGATTTCGTTCATCGGCGGGTTGTAGTAGGCATTAATCGTGGGCGGCGTCATGCCCCACTCATTCCGGTCGATGGGGCCGCCGTACTTCTTCACTTCCTGCCGGTATTCCCACTCCCGGGCCGCCAGCACGTTGCGCAGAAACGATTCGCGCGAGATGTTCAGGGCCGAGTAGTCTTTCCACTTGTCGGGGTAGCCGATTTTCACCCGCAGCGCATTCAGCTTTTTCAGGGCTTCGGCCTTGGTGGGCGCACTCATCCAGGTGTTGGTCTGAATGTGCTCGGCCATCGACTCCTTAATATTAGCCACCATGTCCAGGGCTTTCTGCTTGGCCGCCGGCGAAAAGGCCTTATCCACGTACAGCTGACCGAAGGCTTCGCCCAGGTAGTTGTCGGTGGCGGCCAGGGTGCGCTTCCAGCGCGTGAGCTGCTGCTTGGCCCCGGTCAGCGCCTGGTTGTAGCGGAAGTTTTCGTTGACGAAGGCCGCGGGCAGCGTCTGCGACACCGAGCGGGCCATGTGCCAGCGCAGGTAGGTTTTCAGGTCGGCCAGGGGCTCGGTTTTCAGCACCTTGTCCACTTCGTCGAAAAACGCGGGCTGGCCGATAACCACTTCCTGGGCGGCCCCCAGCTGCAGGGCGGCCAGCAGCCGCTGCGGATTCAGGGTGGGGTAGCGCTTCTGCAACTCAGCCACCGTCAGCTTGTTGTAGTTGGCCTGCGGGTCGCGCAGCTCCACGCGGGTGCGGGAGGCTTTGGCCAGGCGGGTTTCAATCCGCTCGATGGTCGCCGCGTTTTTGCGGGCCGTGGCCTGGTCGTCGCCCAGCAGGGCCAGCATGTTGGTCAGGTAAGTGCGGTAAGCCGCCCGAATGCCTTCCGTGCGGGCATCCTGCTTGAAATAGTAGTCCCGGTCAGGTAGCGTCAGGCCGCCCTGGTACATGCTCACTGTGTACTGGGTCGACTTCTTCTCGTCCACGTCCACGCCCGCCCGGAAAAAGGCGTCGGTCTGCAGCATTTTCTGGCGGGCAATTTCCTCCTGCAGGCCTTTCAAATCCTTGATGGCGGCAATGCGGCTGAGCTCGGGCTTCAGGGGCGCAATGCCGGCCTTTTCAATGGCCGCGGTGTCCATGGCCGCGGCGTAGAAGTCGCCGACCTTTTGCAGGTTCGAGCCCTTGACCGCGCCTCGGTTGGCGGCGGCTTCCTCCAGAATCTGGCGCAGCAGCAGCTGGGTCCGGTCGTTGAGCAGGCTGCGCGGGCCCCAGCGCGTGGCGTAGGAAGGCAGTGGATTGTTCTTCAGCCAGTTGCCGCCCGAAAACTGGTAGAAATCTTCGCAGGGCGACACCGACCGGTCAATATCGGCCAGGTTAATACTGCGGCCCTCCGACACGACGGGCGCGGACGAGGCAGAAGCCGCCAGGGCCGGAGCCGGAGCTGTGGGGGTAGCGGCAGCTTGCTGCGGCGCCTGGCTGGTGGCGCAGCCCGCCAGCACCAGACTGGCCAGGGCCAAGCTGGCGGGCAGGGTAATCGGGTTACTCATGCGAACAAAGAACAAGGTAAAAGCTACGGGCAAAGACTAACTACCGACCGTTAGGCTGCATTCGGCGGTGCTATCTTGGCGCCGGCTTTCCGAAAAGG
This window contains:
- a CDS encoding M13 family metallopeptidase; protein product: MSNPITLPASLALASLVLAGCATSQAPQQAAATPTAPAPALAASASSAPVVSEGRSINLADIDRSVSPCEDFYQFSGGNWLKNNPLPSYATRWGPRSLLNDRTQLLLRQILEEAAANRGAVKGSNLQKVGDFYAAAMDTAAIEKAGIAPLKPELSRIAAIKDLKGLQEEIARQKMLQTDAFFRAGVDVDEKKSTQYTVSMYQGGLTLPDRDYYFKQDARTEGIRAAYRTYLTNMLALLGDDQATARKNAATIERIETRLAKASRTRVELRDPQANYNKLTVAELQKRYPTLNPQRLLAALQLGAAQEVVIGQPAFFDEVDKVLKTEPLADLKTYLRWHMARSVSQTLPAAFVNENFRYNQALTGAKQQLTRWKRTLAATDNYLGEAFGQLYVDKAFSPAAKQKALDMVANIKESMAEHIQTNTWMSAPTKAEALKKLNALRVKIGYPDKWKDYSALNISRESFLRNVLAAREWEYRQEVKKYGGPIDRNEWGMTPPTINAYYNPPMNEIVFPAGYLQPPFFDPEADDAVNYGAIGGVMGHEMTHGFDDQGRQYDAAGNLRDWWTTADGAEFTKRAAVVGRQYDAFSPLDSVHVNGKLTMGENLADFAGLTIVYGALQKQLQKQYGSNPRPVIDGFTPEQRFFLSWAQLRRSNIRPEALRQQILTDPHSPDQYRTIGPLMNMPQFYQAFGCQPGQKMVRPDDDRAKIW